In one Methanobacteriaceae archaeon genomic region, the following are encoded:
- a CDS encoding zinc-ribbon domain-containing protein — translation MVYCHNCGRKNDDDAEFCSKCGEPLKDVSDYGGRRRPRYRDDRYYRQREECFGLPHGNMIGPLIAGIVLILLGIAALTGFQDIWTYIWPAIIVIVGILIIAGAIYGNRKKE, via the coding sequence ATGGTTTACTGTCACAACTGTGGAAGAAAAAATGATGATGATGCAGAGTTTTGCTCCAAATGTGGGGAGCCTTTAAAAGATGTTAGCGACTATGGTGGTCGTCGCCGGCCTAGATACCGTGATGATAGATATTATCGTCAAAGAGAGGAGTGTTTTGGACTTCCGCACGGGAATATGATTGGACCTTTAATTGCAGGAATTGTATTAATTTTATTAGGTATAGCTGCATTAACAGGATTCCAAGATATTTGGACCTATATCTGGCCTGCCATTATCGTGATTGTAGGTATATTGATAATAGCAGGTGCAATATACGGTAATCGAAAAAAAGAATAA
- a CDS encoding restriction endonuclease, translated as MIEIKIMIKNFTKYNFFLIFCSFSGFFFLLAIYLWSPPSPTYYDVQEPIILLAFVVICIMGMIAATNPRICQNLMQFQHKQNKKINKPSLNGPINSFNRPISSHNRFKSISNIPNINIRFEGHHPDCDQFEKHIIHFNGKKYCPGCTGLFFGALIAVMGCLIYYYVGLPLIYAQTFFWIGAGLVFVSLFSIIFINLENKLKFISNLALVVGSFFIMVGILKTKNNLFMELYFIILIIIWIITRIEVSLYYHESVCINCQKESSCIYEYQYEEL; from the coding sequence ATAATTGAGATTAAAATCATGATAAAAAATTTTACCAAATATAACTTTTTCCTAATTTTCTGTTCTTTTTCAGGATTTTTTTTCCTCCTAGCGATTTACCTCTGGTCGCCTCCCTCTCCAACATATTATGATGTTCAGGAACCAATAATTCTATTAGCATTTGTAGTAATATGTATTATGGGAATGATAGCAGCCACCAATCCCAGAATTTGCCAGAATTTAATGCAATTTCAACATAAACAGAATAAAAAAATTAATAAACCCAGTTTAAATGGTCCTATCAACAGCTTTAACAGACCTATAAGTAGTCATAATAGATTTAAATCAATTTCTAACATTCCTAATATAAATATAAGATTTGAAGGTCATCATCCGGATTGTGACCAATTTGAAAAACACATAATCCACTTCAATGGGAAAAAATACTGTCCAGGTTGCACTGGACTATTTTTCGGGGCTTTAATTGCTGTTATGGGATGTTTAATTTATTATTATGTTGGATTACCCCTCATATATGCTCAAACCTTTTTTTGGATTGGAGCTGGACTGGTTTTCGTATCTTTGTTTTCAATAATTTTTATTAATCTAGAAAACAAGCTTAAATTTATATCTAACCTAGCACTGGTTGTGGGGTCGTTTTTTATAATGGTAGGAATTTTAAAAACTAAAAATAACCTGTTCATGGAACTTTATTTCATTATCCTCATAATTATTTGGATTATAACCCGAATTGAGGTTTCTCTATATTACCATGAAAGTGTGTGTATTAATTGCCAGAAAGAATCTAGTTGTATCTATGAATATCAATATGAAGAATTATAA
- a CDS encoding PAS domain S-box protein, with amino-acid sequence MWEGVKFTGKSPAKKLSPEIAELIGIIDFSPIPQFVIDKDHHVIHWNKALEKYSGIKSTDVVGTDNHWKAFYDQKRPCMVDLLVSEDFDSIPNWFPNNRKSELVDGAYEAENFFPNLGKSGKYLHFTATAIKNFNGEIIGGLESFEDITKRKLAEEELKVSEKKFRSLVENLNVGVYRNTSDLEGQFIQVNPALARMFEFDSTSEIMDIKVSDLYMNPTDRKLFLEKINREGSVIGLELHLKKKNGDPLWVSVSAQAHYGSNGSIDWIDGIVEDITHRKIAEKKLQKSEKRYRSIVENIKDGFCIHDFDGNIIDCNENFALMFGSTTEKLLGTNLNDLASSKIQSKINIIKQNLKEKGMVEFDADLKDDQHKTVYYNIKSSVVSLEGNGRVQSFFRDITKRREMELVLQESENKAQKRLAEIEAIYNSAPIGLCVLDRELRYVRINERMAKFNGFTPREHIGKTIYEMIPDMASQVERVAREVFQTGKKVMGREFSGFTSAQPGVLRTWIEQWYPIKDSSNNVIGVNVAALEITSIKKTEEALRKSEEKLRLAIEGADAGMWFWDLEKGLMEWTDRCKNIFGINPETRMSYDIFLSAVHPDDRDAVDEATEKALNEGDEFKVEMRTIWPDESIHWVYSLGRVFYDVQDTAKEMMGIAIDVTDAKIAEQELQETLEQLKRSNAELEQFAYVASHDLQEPLRMITSFLQLLQRRYDHQLDYEANEFIQFAVDGATRMQEMVNDLLAYSRIERSDREFEDINTEDIIKQIIFDSKILIDENNAHITYDHLPVIKADYPQLVQVFQNLVANSIKYNDHDEPTVHISAEKDGNYWIFKVEDNGIGIDPTHGDRVFKIFQRLHARNEYEGTGIGLAIAKRIVERHGGKIWYDSYPGKGSKFYFSIPQEEVLL; translated from the coding sequence ATCTGGGAGGGGGTTAAATTCACCGGGAAGAGTCCAGCAAAAAAACTTTCTCCAGAGATTGCAGAATTAATTGGTATTATTGATTTTTCACCCATTCCCCAATTTGTGATTGACAAGGATCATCATGTTATCCACTGGAACAAAGCACTGGAGAAGTACAGTGGAATCAAATCTACTGATGTAGTCGGCACTGATAATCATTGGAAAGCTTTTTATGACCAAAAAAGGCCATGTATGGTGGATTTACTGGTTTCAGAAGACTTCGATAGCATTCCTAACTGGTTTCCCAATAATCGCAAATCCGAACTGGTGGACGGAGCTTACGAAGCTGAAAATTTCTTCCCAAACCTGGGAAAATCTGGTAAATATCTGCATTTCACAGCAACCGCAATAAAAAATTTTAATGGGGAAATTATAGGCGGTTTAGAATCATTTGAAGACATTACTAAACGTAAGCTAGCTGAAGAAGAGTTGAAAGTAAGTGAAAAAAAATTCCGAAGTTTGGTTGAAAATCTTAATGTGGGAGTCTACAGAAACACCAGCGACTTAGAAGGCCAATTTATCCAGGTTAACCCTGCACTAGCCCGGATGTTCGAGTTTGATTCCACCAGTGAGATAATGGACATAAAAGTATCTGACCTTTACATGAATCCTACAGATAGGAAACTGTTTCTAGAAAAGATAAACAGGGAAGGTTCGGTAATTGGCTTGGAATTACATTTGAAGAAGAAAAATGGTGATCCTTTATGGGTTTCTGTATCTGCACAAGCACACTATGGCAGTAATGGTTCCATTGACTGGATTGATGGAATTGTAGAAGATATAACCCACCGGAAGATTGCAGAAAAAAAACTGCAAAAAAGTGAGAAAAGATACCGTTCCATTGTTGAAAACATCAAAGATGGTTTCTGTATACATGACTTTGACGGGAACATCATAGATTGTAACGAAAATTTCGCCTTGATGTTCGGTTCCACCACAGAAAAACTACTTGGAACTAATCTGAATGATCTGGCTAGCTCCAAGATCCAAAGTAAAATTAACATTATAAAACAGAATTTAAAAGAAAAAGGCATGGTTGAATTTGATGCAGATCTCAAAGATGACCAACACAAAACAGTTTACTATAATATCAAATCCAGTGTTGTTTCGCTTGAAGGTAATGGACGTGTGCAGAGTTTTTTCAGAGACATCACCAAGCGCCGGGAAATGGAATTAGTATTACAGGAAAGCGAGAACAAAGCACAGAAACGTTTGGCTGAGATTGAAGCCATATATAATTCTGCACCAATTGGTCTATGCGTACTAGACCGTGAACTGCGCTATGTACGTATCAATGAACGGATGGCTAAATTTAATGGTTTTACTCCCAGAGAGCACATTGGAAAAACTATTTATGAAATGATACCCGATATGGCCAGCCAGGTGGAGAGAGTGGCCAGAGAAGTTTTCCAAACTGGAAAAAAAGTCATGGGCAGAGAATTCAGTGGTTTCACCTCTGCTCAACCCGGTGTACTTCGCACATGGATAGAACAATGGTATCCAATCAAAGATTCATCCAATAATGTCATAGGAGTAAATGTAGCAGCCCTTGAAATCACCAGTATTAAAAAGACAGAAGAAGCTCTTAGAAAATCTGAAGAAAAATTACGCCTGGCGATTGAAGGTGCGGATGCGGGTATGTGGTTTTGGGATCTGGAAAAAGGCCTGATGGAATGGACTGATCGCTGTAAGAATATTTTTGGTATTAACCCTGAAACCAGGATGTCTTATGATATTTTTTTAAGTGCGGTGCATCCTGATGATCGGGATGCTGTTGATGAGGCCACTGAAAAAGCCCTTAATGAGGGTGATGAGTTTAAAGTTGAGATGAGAACCATCTGGCCTGATGAGTCCATACACTGGGTTTACTCCCTGGGACGTGTGTTTTATGATGTTCAGGATACTGCTAAAGAGATGATGGGAATTGCAATTGATGTTACCGATGCCAAAATAGCTGAACAGGAACTTCAAGAAACACTTGAACAGCTTAAAAGGTCCAATGCAGAGTTGGAACAGTTCGCTTATGTGGCATCCCATGACCTTCAGGAACCTCTTAGGATGATAACCAGTTTTCTGCAGCTACTACAACGCCGTTATGATCACCAACTTGATTATGAAGCAAACGAATTCATACAATTCGCAGTTGATGGTGCCACCAGAATGCAGGAAATGGTTAATGATTTATTAGCTTATTCACGAATAGAGAGAAGTGACAGAGAATTTGAAGACATAAATACTGAAGATATAATTAAACAGATTATCTTTGATTCTAAAATTTTGATAGATGAAAACAATGCCCATATAACTTACGATCATCTGCCGGTGATTAAAGCAGATTATCCTCAACTGGTTCAGGTTTTTCAGAATCTCGTAGCTAACTCCATTAAATACAATGACCATGATGAACCAACAGTTCATATTAGTGCTGAAAAAGACGGTAATTACTGGATTTTTAAAGTAGAAGATAATGGCATTGGCATAGACCCTACTCACGGTGACCGTGTTTTTAAGATCTTCCAGCGATTACATGCACGTAATGAATATGAAGGAACTGGTATTGGACTGGCTATTGCAAAGAGGATAGTTGAAAGACACGGAGGTAAGATCTGGTATGACTCCTACCCTGGAAAAGGGTCAAAGTTTTACTTCAGTATTCCCCAGGAAGAGGTGCTCTTATGA
- a CDS encoding cobalamin B12-binding domain-containing protein, which yields MKILFVEPPKIFWFVMGEYMPPPLGILQLAAYLESQNDKWDIEVLDSQAMGYGWSKLQSHIESVNPDVLVCSALATCNTFTVLRTLEIAKNVNSNIKTVVGGQHFTALADESLKKYPEIDFVVRGEGEVTLYELVKSLNEKRDLTDVKGLSFRKNGKIHHNPARPFIANLDDLPFPGYHFVQEHMNKYNFKMMAYKGAGYALVEASRGCPHKCTFCSQWKYWGGKWRSKSPERIADEIEHIYNEYGITFFWLTDDNLGLGKRTSHLCDDLINRRLSEDITWFLQARSDDIIRNQENIPKMRKAGNYWIMAGLERHDDHILENYNKGTRASDSKLSMDILKENDIFSQATLITGDRQDSHESIQKLRDFVNYVDPDLAIFMILTPFPGTELFETARRNGWLEDYNWGNYDMVHAVMPTEHLTRNEVQEELYQCYRSFYGSIGRRIGGILSRNKFKRQTYRYMAGQGLLQALRDLY from the coding sequence ATGAAAATCTTATTTGTTGAACCTCCTAAGATATTCTGGTTTGTAATGGGGGAATACATGCCCCCACCACTGGGAATACTTCAACTTGCAGCCTATTTAGAGTCACAAAATGATAAATGGGACATTGAAGTGCTTGATTCCCAGGCAATGGGTTATGGTTGGAGTAAACTTCAAAGCCATATTGAATCTGTCAACCCAGATGTGCTGGTTTGCAGTGCTCTGGCAACGTGTAACACTTTCACAGTACTAAGAACACTGGAAATAGCCAAAAATGTAAATTCTAATATTAAAACTGTAGTTGGTGGTCAGCATTTCACTGCTCTGGCAGATGAAAGTCTAAAAAAGTATCCTGAAATTGATTTTGTGGTAAGAGGAGAGGGAGAAGTAACCCTATATGAACTTGTAAAATCCTTAAATGAGAAGCGAGATCTTACAGATGTTAAGGGATTATCCTTTAGAAAAAATGGCAAAATCCATCACAATCCAGCCCGTCCTTTCATCGCTAACTTGGATGATCTGCCTTTTCCAGGCTATCATTTTGTCCAGGAGCATATGAATAAATATAATTTCAAAATGATGGCCTATAAGGGTGCAGGATATGCTTTGGTGGAAGCATCACGTGGATGTCCTCATAAATGCACATTCTGTTCCCAATGGAAATACTGGGGAGGTAAGTGGCGATCCAAATCTCCTGAAAGAATAGCTGATGAGATAGAACATATATACAATGAATATGGTATCACCTTTTTTTGGCTCACCGATGATAATCTGGGTCTTGGGAAAAGAACCAGCCATTTATGTGACGATTTAATAAATAGACGACTGTCTGAAGATATAACTTGGTTCCTTCAAGCTAGAAGTGATGATATCATAAGAAACCAGGAGAACATTCCTAAAATGCGAAAGGCAGGTAATTACTGGATAATGGCTGGATTGGAACGTCATGATGATCACATACTAGAAAATTATAATAAGGGAACCCGGGCATCTGATTCCAAACTTTCCATGGATATCCTTAAAGAAAATGATATATTTTCCCAGGCAACCCTAATCACAGGGGATAGGCAGGATTCTCATGAATCCATTCAAAAATTGCGGGATTTTGTAAACTATGTAGATCCAGATCTTGCCATCTTCATGATACTAACCCCCTTCCCTGGAACAGAACTCTTTGAAACAGCCAGAAGGAATGGATGGCTTGAGGATTATAACTGGGGAAATTATGACATGGTCCATGCTGTTATGCCCACTGAACACTTAACTCGTAATGAAGTCCAGGAAGAACTCTATCAGTGTTACAGAAGTTTTTATGGAAGTATAGGGAGAAGAATAGGTGGAATATTATCACGAAATAAGTTCAAACGACAGACATATCGATATATGGCAGGTCAGGGCCTCCTGCAAGCATTGAGGGATCTTTATTGA
- a CDS encoding low temperature requirement protein A, with protein MKLRKDLIKPPRLYFEDEKEERHANWLELLFDLIFVAAFSLLALDINSSYSFTSFLESVPLFFVIWWGWLGHTIYLSRFGTDDLMHRFYTMAQMIVVAFMAINAKDALGSTGPGFALFYALLRFMLVAEYVRAGKNVPETRPLTHHYSIGFGLAAFIWVLSAFVPPPWRFLLWILAIIVDLATPLSAGKFHKKFPLHPTHLPERFGLLTIILIGETVVGVVYLIGNTGLNISNGIIGILGLLIAFSIWWGYFEEARGAEARAEEKGEEIGRYQLWLYAHFPLLLGIAGTAIGIKHVLILDSWEVMPAGEVWLLCLSLGLALVSLSLIFLSSFNWKECISKVLLYFRIPYYVIIFLVVLTGFLGTLLPGSVILGILTLLSLLKVILSFREPPEELSCPIY; from the coding sequence ATGAAGCTCAGGAAAGATCTCATAAAACCACCCAGGTTATATTTTGAAGATGAAAAGGAGGAAAGACATGCCAACTGGTTAGAATTATTGTTTGATCTTATTTTTGTGGCAGCATTTTCATTGTTGGCTTTAGATATAAATTCTAGCTATTCTTTCACATCTTTCCTGGAGTCTGTACCCCTATTTTTTGTAATATGGTGGGGTTGGCTCGGTCACACCATTTATCTCAGCCGATTTGGTACTGATGATTTAATGCATAGGTTTTATACCATGGCTCAGATGATTGTTGTTGCTTTCATGGCCATTAATGCAAAAGATGCTTTAGGTTCAACAGGACCCGGATTCGCTCTATTCTATGCATTGTTAAGGTTCATGTTAGTGGCAGAGTATGTAAGAGCTGGTAAAAACGTACCTGAAACTCGTCCCCTCACCCACCATTATAGTATTGGTTTTGGATTAGCAGCTTTTATCTGGGTTTTATCAGCATTCGTCCCTCCACCCTGGAGATTCCTTCTTTGGATATTGGCTATTATTGTTGATCTGGCAACTCCTTTATCTGCAGGTAAATTCCATAAAAAATTTCCCCTCCATCCCACTCACCTCCCAGAGAGATTTGGACTGTTAACTATTATCCTTATAGGAGAAACAGTGGTAGGTGTTGTTTATCTTATTGGAAATACAGGTTTAAATATTAGTAATGGAATCATAGGCATCCTGGGACTCCTAATAGCATTCAGTATATGGTGGGGATATTTCGAAGAAGCCAGAGGAGCTGAAGCCCGAGCTGAAGAAAAAGGTGAAGAAATTGGCAGGTATCAGTTATGGTTATATGCTCACTTTCCACTCTTATTAGGAATTGCAGGCACTGCCATTGGAATTAAACATGTTTTAATCCTGGATTCATGGGAGGTTATGCCAGCTGGTGAAGTTTGGCTTTTATGTCTATCCCTTGGTTTAGCTCTAGTATCCCTTAGTTTAATATTCCTATCCTCTTTTAACTGGAAAGAATGCATAAGCAAGGTTCTACTATACTTTAGAATTCCCTATTATGTTATAATCTTTTTAGTGGTTTTAACTGGATTTTTAGGAACTTTACTTCCGGGTTCTGTAATTTTAGGTATATTAACTCTTCTATCCCTTTTGAAAGTAATTTTATCATTCAGAGAACCTCCAGAAGAATTATCATGTCCTATATATTGA
- a CDS encoding response regulator, whose protein sequence is MISNDTNQIEVLLVEDNPGDVRLIQEVFKEAEIHNTLHVAIDGEEAMDLLHMKGENPLNRLPDLILLDLNLPKRDGRTVLKEIKKDDRLKCIPVVILTSSVREEDLIEAYKNNANCYIKKPVDLNQLIKVVENIGDFWMNTVKLPPRKYSSH, encoded by the coding sequence ATGATATCAAATGATACTAACCAGATAGAAGTTCTATTAGTAGAAGATAACCCGGGAGATGTGCGTCTAATTCAAGAGGTATTCAAGGAAGCTGAAATTCATAACACTCTTCATGTGGCAATAGATGGTGAGGAAGCAATGGACTTGCTCCACATGAAAGGAGAAAACCCTCTCAATAGACTTCCCGATCTGATATTACTGGACTTGAACCTGCCGAAAAGGGATGGGCGGACTGTTTTGAAGGAAATAAAAAAAGATGATCGTTTGAAGTGCATCCCAGTAGTGATATTAACCAGTTCAGTCAGGGAAGAGGACTTGATTGAAGCTTATAAAAACAACGCCAACTGCTACATAAAGAAACCTGTAGATTTGAATCAGCTCATCAAAGTTGTTGAAAATATTGGTGATTTCTGGATGAACACAGTAAAACTTCCCCCAAGAAAATATTCCAGCCATTAA
- the tsaA gene encoding tRNA (N6-threonylcarbamoyladenosine(37)-N6)-methyltransferase TrmO: MQVKAIGVVNSSFKTKKGSPHQGRFSDELSTITIFKDYQEALEGVEHCKNLIVIYWMDRAGPVSLKVVPHGKTEKRGLFSTRAPVRPNPLGLCIVELVKKEGNKLTVRWLDALDQSPVLDIKPFWREIDCP; the protein is encoded by the coding sequence ATGCAAGTTAAGGCTATAGGTGTGGTTAATTCATCATTTAAAACAAAAAAGGGTTCTCCTCATCAGGGACGATTTTCGGATGAATTAAGTACAATTACTATTTTTAAAGATTACCAAGAAGCACTGGAAGGTGTTGAACACTGTAAAAATTTGATAGTAATCTACTGGATGGATCGAGCTGGGCCAGTGTCATTAAAGGTTGTTCCTCATGGGAAGACAGAAAAGAGAGGTTTGTTTTCAACTCGGGCTCCAGTGAGGCCTAATCCCCTGGGTTTATGTATAGTAGAACTGGTTAAAAAAGAAGGGAATAAATTAACTGTAAGGTGGCTTGATGCCTTAGACCAATCACCAGTCTTGGATATAAAACCTTTCTGGAGAGAAATTGACTGTCCCTAA